Within the Medicago truncatula cultivar Jemalong A17 chromosome 4, MtrunA17r5.0-ANR, whole genome shotgun sequence genome, the region aattgcattttacTGCACCAAACATAATAGATCATGGATGTTACTTACTCCCTTCCTCTTAAGATAATTGTTTCTTTAACATTTTTCCCATGTCTGAGAATAATCATCGTTTTAGAATATCaatgtaatatttattattatttttcactattatatcataatttattgaatttcatcctagTTAACCACTCCACttactataattaataaaactattttaataaatcatactaattttaccattaaaatttatataattaatcatttatgtaaaaatcatgcacaaaccttaaacaactattattttgagacggatggagtaattgCACAAATAACACGTCTAATACAATTATATGTCAcatataaacatgtatttttttttttttttttttgcagcaTTTGTTGGTGAGTACTTTAAAACAACAAAGGAAGAAGAATCTAAAGATAAAAAGTCATTTCTTGAAGGTTATAAAAGCATTCTAAATTCTAAAAGCAATGATGAGTCACTGGTGGGTAAATTAAAGTTGTTGTTACACATTTCTTTTCATAtgtgaaaaatttatttatggcAAATGtctaataaaattttatctttacTTTATTATAGGCCAATTTTGCAAGATGGGAACCAGGTCATGGCAAGTTCAAATTTCGTCACCCATGGAATCAATACCTTAAAATTGGTGCACTTTCTCGTCAATGTGCATATCGAATGGAAGCTCTAAAGGAACAACTCAATTCTGACACCAAAGTATACATCATATACTGTAAAtctaaaatattcatttataaaGTCTAAGCAATCTATAAATTTAGATCGTCTGCCGTCATAATTCCATGCAATCAATAGCTCAGAGTCATTTGATTAACATCAGACGACTATGATGTCAAGTACACTAAAAGTCGATCTTGATCTTCTTGATCCAACGACTCTGAGTTGCTGATCACGTGAATGCAAGGAAATTATGATCGTCTGTAGTCATAATTTCCATGCAATCGGTAGCTCAGAGTCATTAGATTAACATCAGACGACTATGATCTCAAGTATACTAAAAGTTGATCGTTTGATCTTGATCCAAGGACTGTGAGCTGCTTATCACGTGAAAGCAAGGAAATTATGATCATAAATAATCCAAACTAGACACAAGTCTAAGATTAAACCCTAATTAAATTTAGATCTTCGTATATTGAGAATATCGAGAAAATGTTGAGCACGTGCTTATTAATTTGACGCAATGTTTTGTTGTATGTAGGGATCACACGAAATTCGTAGTACAATCCAAGAACTATGCACAGAAATGTGTTTAGAATCAAGCATGGCTTTGAAACAATTGAGTTCATCAATAAAAACAATGACAAGAAACTCATCACCAGAAACTCACGTCGCAAACGCAAAAGCCGCAGTAAAAAGCCTTAACTCATTGCTTCAATCAAGTTTATGGAAAGAAGCAGATCTTTTATCAGTTATACCAGCTGTGACAGTTGCTTCATTACTAATTGATATTGTTGATTGCACTGAGGAAATAGCTGATTCTGCTAATGTTCTTGCTTCAatcataaattttgttgttgatgaaacaaatgaaaaattaccTAAAGAAGTGTCACAATCTCCAACTTGTGAATGTGCTGAACCAGATCCTAAGATTGAGAATTCACATGTGGTTATTATAGTTGATGATTCAAAATGTAATAAATGTAACAAAATTTGATTGTTGATATACATGTATATGACTAATCAAGagacataatttaattttgttagtggaataaaaaatataccATGTTGGTATACCCTTATGATTagtaacattttcatttttgattAAGATTAGTTTGCTCTAAAATAATGTTCATTTTGTAATCTGAGTTTTAAATGGTTAATGaggatcatttttattttaatttctttatgtGGTTGGTATTCATTTGTCAATTTGTAAGCAATATtttgatacaattttatttttatttttgagaaaatattttgatagaatatataataattatttgcaACATATTTATCTTGTCAATTTTATAAACTACATTTGATAAGGTCAGATATAGGATCTTATCATTTGTTGATTCCCTTGTCCACCTTCACGTTTTACTTAAAAAGGGTAATATTAATAACTAGCGTATGAAGAACACAAGTATGAATAATTAAGCAACTGAAATTTACTAAACTAGAACTTTGATCAAATTCTCGAGCAATATTTTTTACGTGTGATATGGGAACTCCAAAAATATATAAGCTTGCTAATTAACTTAAGTTTCATAAGTAATGCTACTAATATAATTGGAGAATTCTTTGATACCCATCAGAAATTATATTcacttaaaataattaaatgtgaaAAAATAATGTGGATAGTATACCCAATATAAACTCTCGAACAAGTATATTACCAATATAGTGGGTCTTTTATACACTTGCGATATTATGGTTGGTCAATGTCACATGACATTGACGCCCCAATGTCACGCAAGCTCTACCCGATTTTAGAGCTGCTTGTCTTATGGTAAAAGCCGGCCATGATCCCTAATCCAACGAGTGGAACTCCGGTCAAGTCCACACATGCATGTTTTCCTTCTACCCATCCGTATACCATAACATTTGTAGGCCTAAGTGTCGATCTTCAATCTAGTGGGTCGTTAGGAAGTGTCGTGAATTCGATGAAACtcacaccaataaaatacttgatgtgtggagcaagtaataatcaagcaaccaaaacaaagtgtatggaagttataaacacaaacaaaagtagaaaatagcgagagaaagaaagagagaacacaCGAAATTTGTTTACCCTGTTCGGTCCAAAACTTACCTAGTCTGGGGGGGAGAGCACccctccgttccactataattaTGAGTAgttttacaaaagagatatcaatgggttacaagaataagtctcccgcctaattctacccaaagtctcaatctcttctcgtgaccaagagactcaatcctaatagtgtttctcaaggtgaatcaaccccaaccctagtgtttgttgccaagagcaaactctatacaaaccctagtttgttgtttgtttttaaacACTTgttttcagccccctctatctcaaggtttactctGAATCGAGGTCTATATTTATTGTAAAAGCATCCCTCATAAATTGGAACAAAATCAGGCCCATAAAAAAATCGTACTCCAATTTCCAGATCGTGCTCCGACTTTTTACGAATGGGAAGTGCCAATTCTACTCTAAAAATCGTACTCCGATTTTGACAGCTTTAGAACTCCAATTTCTTCAATATTGAGTCACTTTCACAACAAtctccaccttgactctaaATTAGTGATGCTGCCAATTTAACATCAACACCTTGCTGCTCTTTTCCTTGCTTCCCACTACATCAtgtagctccacaagtttacacctTACCTCTTCAGCCATTGGAATGCCTTCCGCCTCTTGAAGATTcttgcatccaactacactAGAAATTTTAGGTAGGTTCAAAAATACACACCTTAACCCCTTCAGccatcggaatgtcttccgccttctcgaaggtccttgTAGTCCACACtaggaattttaggtagtttcaCAAATATCCATCTTAACCTCTTCAGCCATCGGGACGTCTTCCGCGTTCTAGAAGAgccttgcagtccaactacactaggaatTTTATGTAGTTCCACATTCCACAAGTATCCACCATAACCTCTTCAACACGGGACATCTCCCACTTCCTTGAAGATCtccttgcatccaatcacccttggctttTTAAGGTAATCCCGCAAGTCGTGATATACATTCTTTAACCTCCAGAATGTTGTTCGTCTTTATGAAGAAATCCATTGCTCACCActagagcatagcacccaaggtcCTCCATAGTCGTACCATTCCTGGTGTGTTAAACTCCACCTCAAGCTGAGCTTTTTACCTCTCAACTAGAAAATGCGTACATCGcactatgtcttcaaccttaAAACTCCACCTCAAAGGTAGATCATGAAtattcttaccaccgcctctccaggctgatgttgagtgtttaacgtctctccagactaggggtgttcaaaaccaaaccaatccaatAGAAAAACTGCAAACTGAACCAACCTAAaccgaaaccgcaaaaaaccgcaTTTAGCTTGGATGTATTCGGATAACTTTTTTACTCAACCTCATGGTTTGCTTTGGTTTGTAGTTTTCATTTTAcaaaccgaaccaaatcaaaccaaaccgcaacataataaaaacactaattaaaatttatgcCAACTAGACCAATACTCATATAAACTAAAtggaaacttttataaaatgacatattttttctcttgttaagtttcttcttcgctttttatttcaaaaatgtatttatgtgctacttgaacttttagagaatgataacaTCTAAGTATTTTACATTTCTTACACAATAGAATGGCTTATgttgtttggtgaaaatgaaaatgtaatgTGGAATGAAGTTAAAAACATTGTCGGAACCTTACTGAAAATAAGTTGTGTTTTACCTTTTTAACTCGACTTTAAGGTTGGAAACAAAATATTGTATTGTCTCAAAAAAAACCGCACCAACTGATCCAACTCAAACTGcatttgtttggttttgtttggttCGGATTGTGttttaaaagtcaaccgaaccaacccaaacTGTGTGCTTTTTTATCTTGTGGTTTGGATGAATTTTAGCTTCAAAACCGAACAAAACTGCACTGCGAACACCCTACTCCAGACGACCAACGCTTTACCAGGCATCACTCACAAGGTGAGaaacatcaccttcttcatcctccaaacaacacACCACCAAAACACTTGCATCCTCAAAACCCTCAGAGATAATATTTTCCAAGTCATCAAGATTCTGTTGAACTCCGCAAGTTGCTCCATGATGGCCTTCGACTCTTCCATCTTGAATGAGTaaagttgttgctttaggaattgccgatgagccaaagactttgtcatatacaaatatacGAACTTTGACCACATCGATGCCGCGATTGGTTCCTTCGCTACATCTCTTAAAACTTTATtcccgaggcacaagacaatggcactcTTGGCCTTGTCCACTATCTCGGTCTTCTCCGGTCGTGACTTGGTGACCGGTAACACACCTTCACCCTTtaaagctttctcacactttccatctttaccttccataacccaaaatcgtTACCTCCGGTAAACTTCTCAATATACCACTTCGAGCCCATGGTACTTGATTATCCTTTAACCCTTGCCCCACAGTGGGCGctaattgttgtgaattcgatgaagtTCACACCTATAAaatacttgatgtgtggagcaagtaataatcaagcaatcaaaaca harbors:
- the LOC25492208 gene encoding aluminum-activated malate transporter 2 isoform X1, yielding MVSPNMNQEKACVLVRVWEQIRDFPKVLMKKVLCICRLSKEIAQDDPRKVIHSLKVGLAISLVSLFYYYQPLYENFGLSAMWAVMTVVVVFEYTVGATLGKGLNRTMATLAAGALGVGAHYLASLSGETGEPILIGFFVFLQAAIASFIRFFPKVKSRYDYGMLIFILTFSLISVSGFRDDEVLKMAHKRLSTIFLGGSACVMISIFVCPVWAGEELHDSIAIKLEILGDFLEAFVGEYFKTTKEEESKDKKSFLEGYKSILNSKSNDESLANFARWEPGHGKFKFRHPWNQYLKIGALSRQCAYRMEALKEQLNSDTKGSHEIRSTIQELCTEMCLESSMALKQLSSSIKTMTRNSSPETHVANAKAAVKSLNSLLQSSLWKEADLLSVIPAVTVASLLIDIVDCTEEIADSANVLASIINFVVDETNEKLPKEVSQSPTCECAEPDPKIENSHVVIIVDDSKCNKCNKI
- the LOC25492208 gene encoding aluminum-activated malate transporter 2 isoform X2, whose product is MIRNGGTYLFPLHAPPGATLGKGLNRTMATLAAGALGVGAHYLASLSGETGEPILIGFFVFLQAAIASFIRFFPKVKSRYDYGMLIFILTFSLISVSGFRDDEVLKMAHKRLSTIFLGGSACVMISIFVCPVWAGEELHDSIAIKLEILGDFLEAFVGEYFKTTKEEESKDKKSFLEGYKSILNSKSNDESLANFARWEPGHGKFKFRHPWNQYLKIGALSRQCAYRMEALKEQLNSDTKGSHEIRSTIQELCTEMCLESSMALKQLSSSIKTMTRNSSPETHVANAKAAVKSLNSLLQSSLWKEADLLSVIPAVTVASLLIDIVDCTEEIADSANVLASIINFVVDETNEKLPKEVSQSPTCECAEPDPKIENSHVVIIVDDSKCNKCNKI